The window GTTGTTTTAAAATTTGATATTAACTAAAATCTTAACATATGTAAATATGTGCATATGAAAATATAATGAATCAAAAAGGGGATTGATTAAAATATGCGTTATTTTTCATATGTTTTTCTATGACGCATAGTATTATGAAAATTTTAATTATATTTTAATCTAATTCTTATGGATTACTGTCGCCTGCTTTTATATAATCTATTTGTATAAGGAGTAGTAATATGAATACTTTAGTAGTCTTTTCTTCAAAACATGGCACTACCAGAAAATGTGCTCAAACAATAGCTGACAGAATCAAAAGCGATCTGGTCGATTGTACCAGTAAGCAAATAAATCTAAACAATTATTCAAGAATTATTTTATGTACGCCCATTTATTTTGGTGGAATAACTGGAGAAATGAAACGCTTTTTTAAAAAACATAAAGAAGAACTAGATAAACGTTCAGTTGTTTTGTTAACCTGTGGCTTAGGCGGAGCACAAAATGCACAAGCAACTGTTGATAGATTTTTAGATAAATTCAACTTAAAAAATAAAATCAATCATGAGCATTTGGGCGGAGAGATAATGTGGGATAGCTTAAACTTTTTCGAACGCGTGATTATGAAAGCTGTCAGCAAAGAAGGTTTGGTTCCTACACTTGACGCACAAAAAATTGATAAAGTAATAAATGATTTGCTAATATAAGTGCAGCATTTAATGAGGAGCCATTACATCTTTTACCCAGCGTTTGCCTTTTAGGATATGAACAAACGAGCCTAATGAATAAAGCAATGACTCAATCATTCCAGCAATTGCCCATACAGAAAACACCCAAAATGCCATAATTAATAAAAACGACAAAAAACACGCAATGCTCAGTCCCAAAAACACACCCAAGTGTAAATTTATTTTTGGAGACATCAATATAAAGAAAATCAGGTTAAACCCAATCAGGATAAAAAATATCCATAGATTGGGAAATCCAAATAGATATTTAGACATTATAAAGCCAACTTATATATCTCTTCAATATCCTTAGTCGACAACGACACAAAATTTCCCATTTTCTTAGACTCTGTCGCTTTTTGTGCCATTTCTTTAAACTTGGTATTATCAATGCCAACTTGGCTAAGTCTTGTGGGCATACCTATTGATGTATAAAAATCTTCTAATTTTTTTATTCCTTGCAGTACAAGCAATTCCATATTTGTAAGACTGTAACTTATGCCAAAAACATTTTGGAAAAATTGCGCAAACCTTGCCACATCATGCTTATATACATATTTCATCCATGCAGGGAAGATTATAGCAAGACCTGCACCATGTGCTATATCATAAAACAATGAAAGCTGATGTTCTATTCCATGAGATGCCCAATCGCCTATTCTACCTGAATTAAGAAGACCGTTATGAGCAATAGTGCCAGTGAACATAAATTCTGCCTGAGCATTATAATCATTGGGATTTTCTAAAACCAGAGGTGCATAATGAATCAAAGTTTTCGCAGTGCCTTCTATTAATCTATCAGTCAAATCCACATTTCGTTCATTGGTAAAGTACCTTTCCATAAGATGCGCCAAGATATCGCTTGCGCCACAGCCTATCTGATATTTTGGAACGGTAAATAATAATTCTGGGTTAAGTATTGCAAACTTAGGAATAATCGCTTGGCTGTACGCGCCGATCTTGAACTTTTCGACCTCATTAGTTATAACCGAATTAGGGCTTGACTCGCTGCCCGCTGCTGCAATCGTTAAAATATTTCCGCAAGGCAACGCTTTTTGCGCTTCTTTTCCTTTTCTGTAAAAGTCTGTCCATGCATCGCCTTCATAAACTGCTTGCATGCATATTGCCTTGACAGTATCAATAACGCTTCCGCCCCCTACACCTAAAACAAAGTCAATGTTATTTTGACGTGCTACTTGAACGCCTTTTTCTACAAAGCTCCATCTTGGATTGGGTACTACTCCCCCAAGTTCTATATTATATATACCAGCTTTTTCTAAAGAATCTTTGACTTGACCTAAAAGCCCGCTTTT of the Clostridia bacterium genome contains:
- a CDS encoding flavodoxin domain-containing protein: MNTLVVFSSKHGTTRKCAQTIADRIKSDLVDCTSKQINLNNYSRIILCTPIYFGGITGEMKRFFKKHKEELDKRSVVLLTCGLGGAQNAQATVDRFLDKFNLKNKINHEHLGGEIMWDSLNFFERVIMKAVSKEGLVPTLDAQKIDKVINDLLI
- a CDS encoding iron-containing alcohol dehydrogenase; protein product: MQNFVFYNPTKLVFGKNTQSQVGDLIKEYNGSRVLIIYGGGSVKKSGLLGQVKDSLEKAGIYNIELGGVVPNPRWSFVEKGVQVARQNNIDFVLGVGGGSVIDTVKAICMQAVYEGDAWTDFYRKGKEAQKALPCGNILTIAAAGSESSPNSVITNEVEKFKIGAYSQAIIPKFAILNPELLFTVPKYQIGCGASDILAHLMERYFTNERNVDLTDRLIEGTAKTLIHYAPLVLENPNDYNAQAEFMFTGTIAHNGLLNSGRIGDWASHGIEHQLSLFYDIAHGAGLAIIFPAWMKYVYKHDVARFAQFFQNVFGISYSLTNMELLVLQGIKKLEDFYTSIGMPTRLSQVGIDNTKFKEMAQKATESKKMGNFVSLSTKDIEEIYKLAL